The following are from one region of the Ruficoccus sp. ZRK36 genome:
- a CDS encoding sulfatase-like hydrolase/transferase, translated as MKKPNILFILADDLGSWALGCAGNAEVRTPNIDRIAAKGLLLSSAYCVSPVCSPARASLITGKIPSQHGVHDWIRRGNSPGEAMDRAVIDYLAGQTTYTEILAEQGYTCALSGKWHLGNAPQPQKGHTYWKTHARGGGPYYNAPMICEGKEYEEPRYVTDVITDNALDFLNGYEGEEPFYLGVHYTAPHSPWEREEHPAEYYDPYYNDCPFASVPDLPMHPWQINTAPHGSTPELRRELLSGYYASITAMDAGIGQLLDTLEEKGVLEDTLIIFTGDNGMNMGHHGIYGKGNGTYPQNMFDTSVKVPFVLSQPGRVPVGEVSDVLFSHYDFLPSLLEYVGCGDETPSGLPGRSLSGVWTGQGEPAEAPLVVFDEYGPTRMIRSRKYKYVQRTTDHPDEFYDLCADPDEARNLIDEPEYVEQIDRMRDELDGWFARYVEKDRDGAYLPIVGRGQLDTTDKSDIFSRDWYYLKDRPEENGEPKV; from the coding sequence ATGAAAAAACCGAATATTCTTTTTATCCTCGCTGATGACCTGGGCTCCTGGGCGCTGGGCTGCGCCGGTAATGCCGAGGTGCGCACGCCCAACATCGACCGCATTGCCGCCAAGGGGCTGCTGCTGAGCAGTGCCTACTGTGTATCGCCGGTATGCTCCCCGGCGCGCGCGTCGCTGATCACCGGCAAGATCCCCTCCCAGCACGGTGTGCACGACTGGATCCGGCGCGGTAACTCACCCGGCGAGGCGATGGATCGTGCCGTCATCGACTATCTGGCCGGACAGACCACCTATACAGAGATTTTGGCTGAGCAGGGCTATACCTGCGCATTGAGCGGTAAGTGGCATCTCGGCAACGCTCCTCAGCCGCAGAAAGGCCATACCTACTGGAAAACCCACGCTCGCGGCGGTGGCCCTTACTACAATGCACCGATGATTTGCGAGGGTAAGGAGTACGAGGAGCCCCGCTACGTGACGGACGTGATCACGGACAACGCTCTGGATTTCCTGAATGGCTACGAGGGCGAGGAACCCTTTTATCTGGGCGTGCACTATACCGCGCCGCATAGCCCCTGGGAGCGCGAGGAGCATCCGGCCGAATACTACGACCCGTACTACAACGACTGTCCCTTTGCGTCCGTGCCGGACCTTCCCATGCACCCCTGGCAGATCAATACCGCTCCGCACGGCTCCACTCCGGAGCTGCGACGGGAGCTGCTCAGTGGCTACTACGCATCCATCACGGCGATGGACGCCGGGATCGGCCAGCTGCTGGATACGTTGGAAGAAAAGGGAGTCCTGGAAGACACGTTGATAATCTTCACCGGCGATAACGGGATGAACATGGGCCATCACGGCATTTACGGTAAGGGCAACGGCACCTACCCGCAGAACATGTTCGATACCTCGGTAAAAGTGCCCTTCGTGCTGTCGCAGCCGGGGCGCGTGCCGGTCGGTGAAGTCTCCGATGTATTATTTAGCCACTACGATTTTCTCCCCAGCCTGCTGGAGTATGTCGGCTGTGGCGATGAGACCCCGAGCGGTCTGCCGGGGCGTTCACTCTCCGGTGTCTGGACAGGGCAGGGGGAGCCTGCGGAGGCGCCGCTGGTTGTCTTCGACGAGTATGGGCCGACCCGGATGATTCGCAGCCGTAAATACAAATACGTGCAGCGCACGACGGACCACCCGGACGAGTTTTACGATCTGTGCGCCGACCCGGATGAAGCCCGAAACCTGATCGACGAGCCGGAGTATGTGGAGCAGATCGACCGCATGCGGGACGAGCTCGACGGCTGGTTCGCACGCTACGTGGAAAAGGATCGCGACGGAGCCTACCTGCCGATCGTTGGCCGGGGGCAGCTCGATACCACCGACAAGTCCGACATCTTCTCCCGCGACTGGTACTACCTGAAGGACCGCCCCGAGGAAAACGGCGAGCCGAAGGTGTGA